The window TTTTATTAATATATCTTATTAATTTTAACATATGCATTCTTTCTTCATGAGAATGATCATATAAAAATTCACATATTCCTTCAAAACCTTTTTTTTCTACCCAAGATGCCATAGACAAATATAATTGAGAAGACTCATATTCTCTATTTAATTGTTTTATTAAACCTATTTGTATTTTATCACTAAACATGTCAATTTATGCTATGATTTCTTATTTTTTTCAATAAATGTAGCATTTTCTTTTTTAAAGCAGGTGTTCCTATTAATAAAGGTAATCTAACATAGCTATTACATATTCCTATTATACTTAAAAAAGTTTTTATCCCTGTAGGATTTCCTTCCTCATAAATAAGATCTATCATTTTAATTATTTTATAAAAAATAGAAAAAGCTTCTTCCACTTTATTATTTTTTGCGAAGGATACCATTTTAGAAATAGAAGAAGGGAACCCTTGAGCAATTACGGAAATAACGCCTTCTCCTCCTCCTAATAAAACAGGTAAAGTTATAAAATCATCTCCTGATATAACACTAAAATTTTTTGGTTTTTTTTCAATAATTTTATAAGATTGTAAAATATTTCCAGAGGCTTCTTTTATTCCTATTATTTTTTTTTTATTAGCTAATCGCAAAACAGTTTCAGGAAGAATGTTAGATCCTGTTCTTTTGGGAACATTATAAATAATAATATTTATTTCTGTATAATTAATTATAGATACAAAATGCTGATAAATACCTTCTTGAGATGGTCTATTATAATAAGGAGAAACGGATAAAATAGCATAAAAATCGGATGAATTTTTAATTTTATTTATTTCTTTAATAACATTTTTTGTATTGTTTCCTCCTATTCCTAATATTAAAGGAAGTTTTTTATAATTTGCGCTTTGAATACATTGAATAACATCTTGTTTTTCTTCTTTTTTCAAAGTTGCTGTTTCAGCTGTTGTTCCTAATGCAACTAAATAATCTACTTCATTGTCCTCCACGTATTTTACAAGTTTTTCAATACCATTGAAATCTATTTTTCCATCCTTTTTAAAAGGAGTAACTAACGCTACACCTGTTCCATATAATTTTTTCATAAATTACTACATTATGTGATAAATTATGTGATAAATATTTATTTGAAATATCATTAATTATTATTTTAAAAAACAGATGTAAGCGTGCATAAAAAATTAAAATAATAAAATGAATATCAATATCTTTTTGTTCTTGGCCTAGCTGCAGAAACAATAATATTTCTTCCCATAAATTCCGTTCCATTTAATTTTTCTATAGCTTGTTTAGCATTTTCTTCATTAGACATTTCTATAAAACCGAAACCTTTACTTCTTTTATTTGAGGTAGACTCATCAAAAATTATTTTAACATGAGTTACTTCGCCTATAGATTCAAAATATTTCTTTAATTCTTGTTCTGTCATATCATAAGATAAATTACCTACGTATAATTTCGTATTGTCCATATTAAAAATAAATTGTTTTAAAAGCAAATTTAGATAAATATTTTTTCTAAAAAAGAAAAATGTATTACTTAAACTTATTAAAATTAAACGGGGTTATTGATATTTTTTATCTTAAATAGATAAATTTTTTTCATGAATTATAAAGAACAATTTTAATGAAAAATTCTTTTATTGTATCATC of the Blattabacterium cuenoti genome contains:
- a CDS encoding RNA recognition motif domain-containing protein; protein product: MDNTKLYVGNLSYDMTEQELKKYFESIGEVTHVKIIFDESTSNKRSKGFGFIEMSNEENAKQAIEKLNGTEFMGRNIIVSAARPRTKRY
- the dapA gene encoding 4-hydroxy-tetrahydrodipicolinate synthase produces the protein MKKLYGTGVALVTPFKKDGKIDFNGIEKLVKYVEDNEVDYLVALGTTAETATLKKEEKQDVIQCIQSANYKKLPLILGIGGNNTKNVIKEINKIKNSSDFYAILSVSPYYNRPSQEGIYQHFVSIINYTEINIIIYNVPKRTGSNILPETVLRLANKKKIIGIKEASGNILQSYKIIEKKPKNFSVISGDDFITLPVLLGGGEGVISVIAQGFPSSISKMVSFAKNNKVEEAFSIFYKIIKMIDLIYEEGNPTGIKTFLSIIGICNSYVRLPLLIGTPALKKKMLHLLKKIRNHSIN